Proteins found in one Fusarium keratoplasticum isolate Fu6.1 chromosome 12, whole genome shotgun sequence genomic segment:
- a CDS encoding HET domain-containing protein, with product MGRIYKNAACNIAAPDASSGQQGCLYPRNPRTIQPEPVNYGSENEEYLVNETDIYDDHVLYSRAWVLQEAILARRTLDCGRGQLFWRCSEMRASEVFPGGVPTNIYHDDHPASKFKAISTDNDQVMITANILERRLSSLKTRLQIPTAPGRGSLERYTEAPFAFWSAIVGEYTKMKLTKDTDRIVALAGITDVFRPFFGDHWFGMWRIFMPLELLWQAGGTGQRPSTLRAPTWSWFSVERPVYYTSCEFNYRSDRLITEFIDAEAIGEDGMRLCLSTPLLRATWSSLNDFGTSCVISSLEGETRRMSFFGIPTISDTYGDVSFDHWDDGAVTEDIFLMCIQIRRGSGNIALGLVLQEVAEGVFERLGHFSIPEDLIGPFLDRTPRREIVLR from the coding sequence ATGGGCAGAATCTACAAGAATGCAGCATGCAACATAGCAGCCCCAGATGCCTCCAGCGGCCAGCAAGGCTGTCTTTACCCACGGAACCCACGAACAATACAGCCCGAACCAGTGAACTATGGATCTGAGAATGAAGAGTACCTTGTCAACGAGACAGACATTTACGATGACCATGTTCTGTACTCCAGAGCATGGGTGCTCCAAGAGGCCATACTCGCACGACGGACACTGGACTGTGGTCGGGGCCAACTCTTCTGGCGATGCAGTGAGATGAGGGCGTCCGAGGTCTTTCCAGGGGGTGTTCCAACAAACATCTACCATGATGACCATCCGGCatccaagttcaaggccatctccaCTGATAACGACCAAGTTATGATCACAGCAAACATCTTGGAACGCCGTCTCAGCAGTCTCAAGACACGGTTGCAAATTCCGACTGCCCCGGGAAGGGGGTCCCTAGAACGATACACCGAGGCCCCTTTTGCATTCTGGTCCGCCATCGTGGGAGAGTACaccaagatgaagttgacCAAGGACACAGACCGGATAGTCGCACTAGCTGGTATCACGGATGTCTTCAGGCCGTTCTTTGGCGACCACTGGTTCGGCATGTGGCGCATCTTCATGCCCCTAGAGCTGCTATGGCAAGCTGGAGGTACGGGTCAACGGCCGTCCACGTTGCGAGCGCCGACCTGGTCGTGGTTCTCGGTTGAAAGGCCAGTCTATTACACGAGCTGCGAGTTCAACTACCGCAGTGACCGCCTCATCACAGAATTCATTGATGCAGAGGCGATAGGAGAAGACGGGATGCGTCTCTGTCTATCAACACCTTTGCTGCGAGCAACGTGGTCTAGCCTGAATGATTTCGGAACGAGCTGTGTCATATCCAGTCTCGAAGGTGAAACGCGACGAATGTCGTTTTTCGGTATTCCCACTATCTCTGATACCTATGGAGATGTCTCTTTCGATCACTGGGACGATGGCGCGGTGACTGAAGATATATTCCTCATGTGCATACAGATACGGAGGGGGTCCGGGAACATAGCATTGGGGTTGGTGCTGCAGGAGGTGGCTGAAGGGGTGTTTGAGCGATTAGGGCACTTCTCTATTCCAGAGGACTTGATAGGCCCGTTCTTGGATCGAACACCTAGAAGAGAGATAGTTCTTAGATAA
- a CDS encoding HET domain-containing protein, which translates to MKDHQWPIYVLFVFPMTAVATFLGYLSHGHEPEYLNDSISVHSLPESQGPPFCQTCRSTIFSNALTGPTHHLTADSLYRSASTGCRICAAVWQQRSHVQQDFLAVLMFWKPTTTYEAGVSSWSIRYRQDPYKLHGCRFQMRQRQVADSWVRPGSMLDLRKRIALTQLPCHTGSGSSLALAAKWLQHCTIYHEVCCFNQDRTFRPSRLLYVENDAVCLHTTQQMPKRVRYLTLSHCWGKLHILRLLESNEDSFHLDNRMQSLPKTFQDAIHITRRLGFSYLWIDSL; encoded by the exons ATGAAGGATCATCAATGGCCAATATACGTCCTTTTTGTCTTTCCCATGACGGCAGTGGCGACATTTCTGGGATATCTCAGCCATGGTCATGAGCCAGAGTATCTCAACGACTCTATCTCGGTCCACTCTCTTCCGGAGAGCCAGGGGCCTCCATTCTGCCAAACATGCCGGtccaccatcttctcaaaTGCTCTCACTGGCCCGACTCACCATCTCACTGCCGACAGCTTGTATAGGTCGGCATCGACAGGTTGCCGAATCTGTGCAGCTGTCTGGCAGCAAAGATCCCACGTCCAGCAGGACTTTCTGGCCGTCTTGATGTTCTGGAAACCAACCACCACATATGAAGCCGGTGTGAGCTCATGGAGTATAAGGTATCGTCAAGATCCCTACAAGCTTCATGGATGTCGGTTTCAGATGCGACAACGTCAAG TCGCTGATAGCTGGGTTAGACCAGGCAGCATGTTGGATCTACGAAAGCGCATTGCACTTACTCAACTACCATGTCAcactggctctggctcaagCTTGGCCCTGGCAGCAAAGTGGCTTCAGCATTGCACCATCTATCACGAGGTGTGCTGTTTCAATCAAGACCGGACATTTCGGCCTTCGCGTCTTCTGTATGTCGAAAACGATGCTGTCTGCCTCCATACCACCCAGCAGATGCCCAAGAGAGTCCGTTACTTGACCCTTAGCCATTGTTGGGGCAAGCTGCATATTCTAAGATTGTTGGAGTCCAATGAGGATTCTTTCCACCTGGATAATCGTATGCAATCGCTGCCCAAGACCTTCCAGGATGCGATCCACATTACACGGCGTCTTGGATTCTCTTATCTCTGGATTGACAGCCTTTGA
- a CDS encoding MFS domain-containing protein, with protein MAGHPSSFVKTAKWLYHESGIASLYLTGRDAWLVILSRTCRMFAFGAVSLTIALFFSELGFSDFRIGLFMSLTLLGDVVLGLVITLMADGLGRRRVLFAGGLLMAVSGGVFCVFENFWILLLAAVVGVVSASGADFGPFRAIEESMLSHITTPKTRADVLSWYVTCSSLGSAAGTELAGRFVERLKQREGWSLVQTYHATFWIYIVMGGLNMISTLSMSSKCEAEKTTPETSDELAQGLLHDSDEEEQPSPQPPPKAKGRFSQISQSTRHVMYKLWFLLTVDSLADGMVSQALTTYFLDRKFHLSKTRLGDIMSAAMILATVSTIFAGPLARHLGLLNTMVFTHLPSSVAVLLFPAPSGLVVTIILLFIRMGLNNMDQAPRAAFIAAVVKPEERTAVMGITSTLRTLAMATGPSFTGALAGREKFWIAFVVGGVLRIMYDLGLWSMFVNMRLHAHETHHDTGSRMSIDEEDVEMMRQSAEHEQ; from the coding sequence ATGGCTGGTCATCCGTCGTCGTTCGTCAAGACGGCCAAATGGCTGTATCACGAGTCTGGTATTGCCTCGCTGTATCTCACTGGTCGTGATGCGTGGctcgtcatcctctcgcGAACGTGTCGCATGTTTGCATTCGGAGCTGTTTCGCTCACGATAGCTCTTTTCTTCTCGGAATTGGGCTTCTCGGACTTTCGCATCGGTCTGTTTATGAGTCTTACTctccttggcgatgttgtGCTCGGCCTGGTCATCACTCTCATGGCCGACGGCCTCGGTCGTCGTCGGGTTCTCTTCGCAGGTGGCCTGCTCATGGCTGTTTCCGGGGGCGTATTCTGCGTCTTTGAGAACTTCTggatcctcctccttgccgCCGTTGTGGGTGTCGTGAGTGCCAGCGGCGCCGACTTTGGCCCCTTCCGAGCGATCGAAGAATCGATGCTCTCGCACATTACGACACCCAAAACACGGGCcgatgtcttgtcttggtaCGTCACATGCTCAAGTCTTGGATCGGCAGCTGGCACGGAACTTGCGGGGAGGTTTGTGGAGAGATTGAAGCAGCGAGAGGGTTGGAGTCTGGTACAGACGTACCACGCGACCTTTTGGATTTACATCGTCATGGGTGGGTTGAACATGATTTCGACCTTGTCAATGAGCAGCAAATGTGAGGCGGAAAAGACAACTCCTGAAACATCGGATGAGTTGGCCCAGGGTTTACTTCACGATTCCGATGAAGAGGAGCAACCTAGCCCTCAGCCACCACCAAAGGCAAAGGGCCGCTTCTCTCAAATCTCGCAATCTACCCGTCACGTCATGTACAAGCTATGGTTCCTGCTTACAGTCGATTCCCTGGCCGATGGCATGGTCTCACAGGCCCTCACAACCTACTTCCTGGATCGCAAGTTTCACCTGTCCAAGACACGCCTCGGTGACATCATGTCGGCGGCTATGATCTTGGCGACCGTCTCGACGATCTTTGCCGGTCCACTTGCGAGACATCTTGGacttctcaacaccatggtGTTTACGCATCTGCCATCCTCGGTCGCTGTCTTACTCTTCCCCGCGCCGAGCGGACTTGTCGTCACTATTATCCTCTTGTTTATCCGCATGGGTCTCAACAACATGGATCAAGCACCTCGAGCAGCCTTTATCGCGGCTGTCGTCAAACCCGAGGAACGCACGGCCGTCATGGGTATCACGAGCACGCTTCGAACTTTGGCGATGGCTACAGGGCCGTCATTTACGGGAGCTCTAGCCGGGAGAGAAAAGTTTTGGATTGCCTTTGTGGTTGGAGGAGTGTTGCGCATCATGTATGACCTCGGTTTGTGGTCTATGTTTGTGAACATGAGACTACATGCCCACGAGACACATCACGATACCGGGTCACGGATGTCAatcgatgaggaggatgttgaAATGATGCGACAGTCGGCGGAGCATGAGCAATAA